Proteins encoded together in one Microbacterium sp. zg-Y625 window:
- a CDS encoding DUF2252 domain-containing protein — MRAVDRLRAQEGIREARLLPLRYARMASSPWAYLRGAAAVMAADLAAAPHSGLTVQMCGDAHILNFGLWASPERSLLFDARDFDETLPGPFEWDLKRLVASVHVLADSERLGGTCGEDAASAVLTGYRKAMRRYARMGELDVWYDQVTADVPLKGLTSDSAHAAARAIEKQSRKQTHHGAAKKLVTEENGQHRILLEPMKRIDEGMSEEERIRAYRQVYDTYLASIPPHLRRLIDRFTRSDSVRQIVGVGSVGMRVWLHLLEGDSGRQPLFLQAKQAAASVYEEFLGPSEFSNHGERVVVGQRLMQSAADIFLGHMRVDGMDYYVRQYRDMKIIPKGAEIAAYLPQFAKACGRTLAKAHARSGDPAAIAAYIGRGAAFEEEILRFARAYADQTHADHAELLTAIAAGELKAEEGVG; from the coding sequence ATGCGAGCCGTCGATCGGTTACGTGCGCAAGAAGGAATCCGCGAGGCACGGCTTCTGCCGTTGAGGTATGCGCGGATGGCATCCTCCCCCTGGGCGTACCTGCGCGGCGCCGCAGCCGTGATGGCCGCTGATCTCGCCGCTGCGCCGCATTCGGGACTCACAGTGCAGATGTGCGGCGACGCGCACATCCTCAATTTCGGGCTGTGGGCCTCGCCGGAGCGGAGCCTGCTGTTCGACGCGCGCGATTTCGACGAAACTCTCCCGGGGCCATTCGAATGGGATCTGAAGCGCCTCGTCGCCAGCGTGCACGTGCTCGCCGACTCGGAGCGACTCGGCGGCACCTGCGGTGAGGATGCCGCATCCGCAGTCCTGACGGGATACCGCAAGGCGATGCGACGGTACGCCCGCATGGGAGAGCTCGACGTCTGGTATGACCAGGTCACGGCCGATGTGCCGCTGAAGGGACTGACCTCGGACTCCGCTCATGCCGCAGCGCGCGCCATAGAGAAGCAGTCGCGCAAGCAGACCCACCACGGCGCGGCGAAGAAGCTGGTCACCGAAGAGAACGGACAGCACAGGATCCTCCTCGAGCCGATGAAGCGGATCGACGAGGGGATGAGCGAGGAAGAGCGCATCCGTGCCTATCGGCAGGTCTATGACACGTACCTCGCCTCCATCCCGCCCCATCTGCGTCGGCTCATCGATCGGTTCACCCGCAGCGACTCGGTCCGGCAGATCGTCGGCGTCGGGAGCGTCGGAATGCGCGTCTGGCTGCATCTTCTGGAGGGTGACAGCGGGCGTCAGCCGCTGTTCCTGCAGGCGAAGCAGGCCGCCGCCTCGGTGTACGAGGAGTTCCTCGGCCCGAGTGAGTTCTCGAACCACGGCGAGCGGGTCGTCGTGGGTCAGCGCCTCATGCAGTCCGCCGCCGACATCTTCCTCGGCCACATGCGCGTCGACGGCATGGACTATTACGTGCGTCAGTACCGCGACATGAAGATCATCCCCAAGGGAGCCGAGATCGCGGCGTACCTGCCTCAGTTCGCCAAGGCCTGCGGTCGCACGCTGGCGAAGGCGCACGCCCGCAGCGGTGACCCCGCGGCGATCGCCGCGTACATCGGACGAGGAGCCGCTTTCGAAGAAGAGATCCTCCGCTTTGCGCGCGCGTACGCGGACCAGACTCATGCGGATCACGCCGAACTCCTCACCGCGATCGCTGCAGGTGAGCTGAAGGCCGAGGAAGGAGTGGGGTGA
- a CDS encoding SDR family NAD(P)-dependent oxidoreductase encodes MTTRRQRVAIVTGAGSAHGIGFASARLLGLAGNQVVITSTTDRIFERVAELRDAGIRAEGVVADLTDQGGADAVVACARDLFGGVDILVNNAGMTAVSDSYAPRGIGRTVLGHWHASLDRNLTTTFLMTRAVTGPMQAAGYGRVVNVSSVSGPVAAYRGDVAYHAAKAGIVGLTRAAAIDMAAAGITVNAVAPGWIDTASASDQERRMGAATPVGRSGTADEVAYVIAFLAGEGASYITGQLITIDGANSIAEERGR; translated from the coding sequence AGCGCGTCTTCTCGGGCTCGCCGGAAACCAGGTGGTGATCACATCGACGACGGATCGCATCTTCGAGCGCGTCGCAGAATTGCGCGACGCAGGCATCCGAGCGGAAGGGGTGGTCGCCGACCTCACCGATCAGGGCGGCGCGGACGCGGTCGTCGCGTGTGCGCGGGATCTGTTCGGTGGAGTGGACATCCTCGTCAACAACGCCGGGATGACGGCCGTGTCCGACTCGTACGCGCCGCGCGGGATCGGCAGAACGGTCCTCGGCCACTGGCACGCCTCGCTCGATCGGAACCTGACCACGACGTTCCTGATGACCCGCGCCGTGACGGGCCCCATGCAGGCCGCCGGCTACGGGCGCGTGGTCAACGTGTCCTCGGTGTCGGGCCCCGTCGCCGCATACCGGGGCGACGTCGCCTACCACGCGGCGAAGGCCGGGATCGTGGGACTGACGCGCGCGGCGGCGATCGATATGGCCGCGGCCGGCATCACGGTGAACGCTGTCGCTCCGGGGTGGATCGACACGGCATCCGCCTCCGATCAGGAACGGCGTATGGGCGCGGCCACACCCGTCGGCCGATCCGGCACCGCAGACGAGGTGGCGTACGTGATCGCGTTTCTCGCAGGCGAAGGCGCGTCTTACATCACCGGACAGCTCATCACGATCGACGGCGCCAACTCCATCGCCGAGGAGCGCGGTCGATGA
- a CDS encoding extracellular catalytic domain type 1 short-chain-length polyhydroxyalkanoate depolymerase, with protein MPAHRDRRRRRWPWVLSGVTALLATAAVMLAIVFQFGLPWWTGDADHNHVYVSSDGAHQHYQVHVPPQHDGSTQLPVMMAIHGCGMTGFGWNSMKASTQFNALADREGFIVVYPTQRPFENTLNCWNSADPRNQIRGAGEPALLAGVAQEVVETYGADPDRIHVSGASSGAGTAVILGVTYPDVFATVTSVAGGEYGLDRVDPDDPDATPPTTTGRLAWEQMGDRARQVPLLIVQGGRDEVVPSLVGERLVEHWIALHDLVDDGLDNDSLDLVAETVTHPPAGEQYGYEQTRLRTSEGDALIEYVFSEELAHVWSTPGSEGIFTDAAGPDATRMAWSFAELHDNR; from the coding sequence ATGCCCGCGCACCGTGATCGTCGCAGGCGGAGATGGCCGTGGGTCCTCAGCGGCGTCACCGCGTTGCTCGCGACCGCCGCCGTGATGCTCGCCATCGTCTTCCAGTTCGGGTTGCCCTGGTGGACGGGCGACGCCGACCACAACCACGTCTATGTGTCGTCGGATGGTGCCCATCAGCACTACCAGGTGCACGTCCCCCCGCAGCACGACGGCTCCACTCAGCTGCCGGTGATGATGGCCATTCACGGGTGCGGCATGACGGGATTCGGGTGGAATTCGATGAAGGCATCCACTCAGTTCAACGCCCTCGCCGATCGCGAAGGCTTCATCGTCGTGTATCCGACCCAGCGGCCCTTCGAGAACACGCTCAACTGCTGGAACTCCGCGGATCCGCGCAATCAGATCCGAGGAGCGGGGGAGCCGGCGCTCCTGGCCGGCGTGGCGCAAGAGGTCGTGGAGACCTACGGCGCCGACCCGGACAGGATCCACGTCTCGGGGGCGTCATCGGGTGCGGGGACGGCGGTCATCCTCGGTGTCACCTACCCGGATGTGTTCGCGACAGTCACCTCCGTCGCCGGAGGTGAATACGGACTCGACCGGGTAGATCCCGATGATCCGGACGCCACCCCGCCCACCACCACCGGCCGACTGGCCTGGGAGCAGATGGGCGACAGGGCCCGGCAGGTCCCCCTGCTCATCGTGCAGGGAGGCCGGGACGAGGTCGTGCCGTCTCTCGTCGGCGAACGATTGGTCGAACACTGGATCGCCCTGCACGACCTCGTCGACGACGGTCTGGACAACGACAGCCTCGACCTCGTCGCCGAGACCGTGACACACCCTCCCGCCGGCGAGCAGTACGGCTACGAGCAGACCAGATTGCGCACATCCGAGGGCGACGCGCTCATCGAGTACGTCTTCTCGGAGGAGCTGGCCCACGTGTGGTCCACCCCGGGCAGCGAGGGGATCTTCACCGACGCCGCGGGTCCGGATGCCACTCGCATGGCTTGGAGCTTCGCCGAGCTCCACGACAACCGGTGA